The following coding sequences are from one Brienomyrus brachyistius isolate T26 chromosome 2, BBRACH_0.4, whole genome shotgun sequence window:
- the snap29 gene encoding synaptosomal-associated protein 29, which yields MMSAYPKNHNPFAADDDEEDDGVQDFGRGRGYEDSADSHMSEAERRQKYLQQEVMRTAQSAVDSSQRSLGLIYDSEKMGIDTAEELKRQGEVLKRTERMVDNMDEDLKTSQRHINTIKSVWGGIVNYFKAKPEPNAAPEQPVAYQPSSKLQDALSQSQGHQDEYQQSHPNMRKLNTSGFGASGISPEESISSQNGYPRNQQLRAIHQQLDDNLDDMSLGLSRLKNLGLGLQTEIEDQDVTLDSLMNKVDRTDSKIRATNQQIKNLK from the exons ATGATGTCAGCCTATCCCAAGAACCACAATCCTTTCGCCGCCGACGATGATGAGGAGGATGATGGGGTCCAGGATTTCGGGCGCGGCAGGGGCTATGAAGACTCCGCGGATAGCCACATGAGCGAAGCCGAGAGGCGCCAGAAGTACCTGCAGCAGGAGGTTATGAGGACAGCGCAGTCGGCAGTCGACAGCAGCCAGCGATCCTTAGGGCTGATTTACGACTCGGAAAAGATGGGGATAGACACTGCGGAG GAACTCAAACGCCAAGGTGAGGTTTTGAAGAGGACAGAGAGAATGGTGGACAACATGGACGAGGATCTGAAGACTAGTCAGCGACACATAAACACCATCAAGAGCGTCTGGGGAGGCATCGTCAACTACTTCAAAGCAAAGCCAGAGCCCAATGCAGCCCCTGAGCAGCCCGTTGCATATCAGCCCAGCAGCAA ACTGCAGGATGCGCTCAGTCAGAGCCAAGGGCACCAAGACGAATATCAACAGAGTCACCCCAACATGAGGAAGCTAAACACTTCGG GGTTTGGAGCTTCTGGGATTTCCCCTGAGGAATCTATATCCAGCCAGAATGGTTACCCCAGGAACCAGCAATTAAGAGCTATTCACCAACAACTGGATGACAATTTGG ACGACATGAGCTTGGGTCTTAGTCGATTGAAGAACCTGGGACTAGGACTGCAGACAGAAATCGAGGACCAGGATGTCACACTGGACAGCCTGATGAACAAAGTGGACAGAACCGACAGCAAGATCAGAGCCACAAACCAGCAGATCAAAAATCTAAAATAA